The genomic DNA AGAGCTTCCGCTCCGCTTGCCAATACTTGCTTTATAATCGAGGACTTTCCAAATCCTCTGGTTCAGTAGCCGTTGCCACCACAACCGGCGCCGGTTGCTGAAAGGAAAGATTCAAGACCGCGACAATGGTTGCGGCGATTTGTGTGACCGTGGCACTATTTTGGGTTTTAACCGCTTCCTGTTCCAACCATCCCATTAATATATCCAGTATTTCCGTAGCTGCCCGTAATCGCATAATTTGATACTCCTGATAGAGTGCATTTATATCACCGTCCATTCCATCGCCTCCATCCTCCCGCAATAGCCTACTACCAGATTATATGCCCATTTCCACCGGTTCATACCTGCTGCTAAATCAGTGTAGCCACCTTAAAGTCGAGTGCATCGCAGGAAACCAGCCGGCAGTCCACACCTGCATAGCAGCCGTTCAGGCCCAGGGAAATTCCACTGCCGTGCAAATGACCAAACACATAATGCGAAATTGGATAGAGGCGGGTCAGTTCTTCAAGCCAAGGGCAGGAGTATCCCGCATAAAATAGCGGATAATGGGTCATAAGTATCATCCGGGAAAATCCATCTTGTTTGGCGGCTGCCAAAGAAGCCATAATCCGGCCTTGTTCGCGCTGATAGATCTTTTGATCTTCCTCCGTAAAATTTTCGTCCAGCGGATTAGTCCAGCCCCGACTGCCACAAATGGCAAACTCACCAGCCGCCACATAGGAATTATGAATAAAACTGATGGTGGGCGGCAATAGGCGCTGCATTTTACTGCTGGTCAGCCACCAATAGTCATGGTTGCCCTTTATGATAATTTTGCGGCCCGGCAGTTCATCAACAGCAGACAAGTCAACCAATGCCGCCTCGAACGTCTTGGCCCAGGACGTATCCCCGGCCAGCAGCACCGTATCCTGCTCGGCTACCTTTTCATACCAGGACTGCTTTATCTTTTCCCAATGGTCGGTCCAATTGTCACCGAATATACTCATCGGTTTACTCGGCGGGAATCCCGACAAATGTAAATCACCAATGGCATGGACTCTGCTCAAAGAACTTCCACATCCTTAAGACGGACTAAAAATTTTTCTACATTTCCCACCGGTCCGGCTACTTCAAAGTCATTCATATATTTGTTTCCCGACCTGACTTCAGCCTCCACCAGTACAAGACTAACGCCGCATTCTTCGGCAATTCGCCCGGCTCGCTGCATATTTACCGTAGTATATACCCGTTCGGAGGTCATAATCTTTTTTACTGCCATCGTTTTGCTCCTTATTCTTGCTATATTGAAATATGCAAGACATTCGACATACATAGCAGGTTTACCTTGTTTTTGTAAACGTGCACACCCTAAGTGCAAACCAATTGAGTAGCGGATAAAAAGAAAAAAGGCCCTTCAGCCTTTTTACCCCACCTAGTATGCCCGGTTATCCATGCATTAGATTCCTTTGGCAGCCACCGGCCCACGCGACAACGCAATTTTTCCGGTGCGAACAATCTCGATGATGCCGAAATCCACCAATACCTCACACAGGGCATCAATCTTGCTTTCTTCTCCGGTGAGTTCGATGGTCATAGTTTCCCGGTTTACATCCACGATTTTAGCCCGGAAGATTTCCACAATATCCACAATATCCGACCGGGTCGCCTTGCTGGCTTTTACCTTGATTAACGCCAGTTCGCGATGAATGGAGTCCACACAGGTTAAATTGACAATTTTTATGACATCAATCAGCTTCGACAACTGATTGACCACCTGCTCCAGTTCAATTTCATCATCCACTTCCACACTAATGGTAATTCGGGTGATATCGGCTTCTTCTGAAGGTCCGGCGGCAATACTCTCAATATTATACGCCCGGCGGCTGATAAGTCCTGCAATATGGGTCAAAACGCCCGGTCTATTTTCCGTTAAAACGGCTAATGTATATTTCATTTATTTCCACTCCCGTCACCCAGAATCATCTGATTAAGACGGCCACCGGCCGGCACCATCGGTAAAACATCTTCTGTCTCAGGCAGCTCGACTTCGACTAACACCGGTCCGGGAAGGCGCAGTGCCTCCGCCAGCGTAGCCTCCAGCAGTTCCGGCTCCGCCACCCGTAGCCCGGTTACCCCCATAGCCTCCGCCAATTTTACAAAATCGGTTTTCCCCCGCAGACTGGTATGGGAATAGCGACCGCCATAAAACATGCGCTGCCACTGGGAAACCATTCCCAACACCTGATTGTTCATAACAACAATCTTGAGCGGCAGGCCGTTATTGGCAGCAGTAGCCATTTCCTGACAATTCATCATAATCCCTCCGTCACCGGTAAACAAAATAACCGGCACATCCGGCAGTCCGACCTGAGCGCCAATTGCCGCCGGCAGTCCATAGCCCATGGTGCCCAAACCGCCTGAGGTCAATAGCGACCGTTGGTTGCAAAAATCATAAAACTGCGCTGTCCACATCTGATGCTGGCCGACATCAGTCACAATCACAGCGTTTCCCTCGGTCAAACGACTGACTGTTCGTATCACTTCTTGTGGCATGATGGTTCCTGGTATCGGATGATACCGCAGCGGCTGCTTACGCTTCCATTCCTCCAACCGGCTACACCAGGAGGCAGCCACTTGCTGCTTCCAGTCGGTCAAATCAAGTTCAGCCAGCTTCTCGCACAACAACGGCAACGACCAGCGCAAATCTCCCACTACCCGGCTGTCGGCACGGATATTTTTATTGATTTCCGCCGGATCAATGTCAAAATGGATAATCTTCGCACCGGCGGCAAAGTCATTAACAGAACCGGTAACCCGGTCATCAAACCTTACCCCAATCCCAATAAGCAAGTCACATTCGCTGACAGCCATATTGGCCGCATAGGTCCCGTGCATGCCCAGCATGCCTAAATAGGGCGATGCAGATAATGATACACAGCCTAGGCCCATCAGGCTGGCGGTTACAGGAACTCCTGTCAGTTCTTGCAGGCGGTGCAAACTATTTCCGGTATCGGATAGATTGACACCGCCGCCAATAAACAGTACTGGCCGCTTGGCATTCAGTAAAGCGGCCGCTGCTGCTTCTACCTCCTGCACCTCTCCGGTCGGCTCAGGACAGTATCCCCGCAGAAAGACCTCTTGGGGGTACAAAAAATCAAAAGAGGCATTAAATACGTCCTTGGAAATATCGACAACTACCGGCCCCGGCCGTCCCGTCCTGGCAATGTAAAAAGCTTCTTTAATGACCCGCGGCAAGTCCTCAACTTTTTTCACCAAATAGTTATGTTTGGACACCGGCGTTGTAATTCCCCGTATATCAGCCTCCTGAAAAGAATCCTTGCCAATCAAGGAAACTCCTACCTGCCCGGTAATAGCCACAATGGGCACCGAATCCATATAAGCCGTGGCAATCCCCGTAACCAAATTGGTAGCCCCAGGCCCTGATGTCGCGATACAGACCCCCACCTTGCCGGTAGCCCGTGCATATCCGTCAGCGGCATGTACCGCCCCCTGTTCGTGCCGGGTCAGAATATGAGGATAATCATATTTATAAAGGGCGTCATACAAGGTGAGCACCGCACCGCCTGGGTAGCCAAAAACAACTTCGACTCCTTCTTGTTTCAAACATTCAATTAACGCTTCCGCACCTAACAGCTTCATTTATCTCTTCCTCCTCCACTAACGACGAGTCTTCCTTTATCTAGGCTGCCAAATCATAATATCGGGCATAACAATACACGTTCCCCGGACCCAAAAAACCGCTACTTTAGATAACCCTCCACAACAACCTCCAGTTCCCCCGTATGCGGGTTAAACAATAACCCATGGACTGGAACATCCTTGGGAATTAATGGGTTAGTACGAATTTTTTGCACGACCATCTTCACATTGTCCACCGGATGATGAAAATGATCCACCCAGTCTTCCAATTCCTTTTCAATCATCTGGATTGCCTCATAAGAAATTCCTCTGTCCAGCATCTTTTTTATCAATGTACGGGAGGAAGTGTTGGACATGCCACAATCCTTATGTCCAATGACAATAATCTCATTGACACCTAGTTCAAAAATTCCGACAACCAAACTGCGTATCGTCGCTTCGAACGGACCGGTAACTGAATTACCGGCATTCTTAATGACCTTAACCTCGCCTCGTTTAATACCCATCGCCGGTTCAAGAAACTCGACCAACCGGGTATCCATGCAGGTAAAGATGGCCAGATGGCGTTTGGGTATCTTACCGGCTTCCGTATAATTAACATAGGCTTCCGGCAAGTGACTGACAAAATTCCGGTTTGCCTGCAATATCTCCTCTAACTTGTTCATAATAAACCTCGCTTTAATCGTTAAAATAATTATTTACCGTTAAAATACTTTTGCCGTATATCCAGTATCACATCATCAATTCTGCTGGATACCTGCGGAATACAGTAACCCACAAAAAGAGGCGAAGTAACAAAACGCGGCACGATCTTTACATAAATTTCATCACTCAATTGATAAAAAAATAAATTGTAGCTGTTGATATGCTTGTTAAAATCATGCAGCAAATATTTCACAACGATCTGGATATAGTCGGCCATAACAGTTAAATATTTAATATTCTGTAATCGGATGTTAAACTCAATAAAACCGATTAACGGTCTGTCGGAAACGGTTAACGTCACGCCCTGATCCTGACGAACCAGTTTTCCGGCAAAACTCTCGGGCTTCATATTCTCTCTATAATCAATGTTCTTTAGCCCTACGATCTGCATATGCGGATGCCGTATGGTTCCGCCCGAATAGGGACCATGATTTTTATAAAACAGCACCGATTTAAACTGTTTATCCTCTGACATCTCCAACCATTTTTGCACGCCAAACTGCAATAAACGGTGCAGGTGTTCCCTGCTATATAACGACAGTTCTGAATCACAGTCACAGGTTTCGATCAGCACAGTCTGAAAAGCATCCTGTAAAACAGGATATTTATTTTTTAGGAGCAAAAGCTCTCCTTCCGCCGCAATCACGCCCTCCAGTTGCTCCCGGTGGCAAAAAGGACATTCTACCTGCTTATTTATGACCGTAACAGGTTTACAGCCACCAATAGCCGTATCAAAGACAAGATGTGTTTTACTAATATCCATGGCCGTCTCCTATGTTTGAATTAATATCGTCAAATGATGCCGTTTCCCAGGAAATCACCGATTTAATGAACACATCGACTCAAGGGGAGATTTCTCGACTGGCAAGAAAGATAGGAACAGCAGTACTTTTCAAGGGTTCTCTGACGCAGTCAGCGAAAAAAGATCCGTCATGACTCAAGCTGTGAATAAATCCCTAGCTTACATAGTAACACATTCATCTGTGATCTAAAATACATTTATACCAATTTATTAACAGTATATTCAACAAATCACTTTGAAATCCTGTAAACTGTAACCTAAATTATTCTTTCTTTGCTGGCACGACCGCTTCATTGCTGTAAACAGCGTATTGCATTACACTACGCCTGTTCGCTCCAACAGCATACGCCGTCCCCTTCCCCCACCAGATTTCGTCACCGCCTGCTCTCTTGGAGAGCTGCTGATCTCAAGAGCCTGTCGGCAAAGTAAGATATCGTTCGTATAGGCGGAAAGCGGATATCTTTCTAGCCTTCCCCAGCGGTTGTTATTTGCATAGCGGAAAATAAAAAT from Propionispora hippei DSM 15287 includes the following:
- a CDS encoding metallophosphoesterase, producing MSRVHAIGDLHLSGFPPSKPMSIFGDNWTDHWEKIKQSWYEKVAEQDTVLLAGDTSWAKTFEAALVDLSAVDELPGRKIIIKGNHDYWWLTSSKMQRLLPPTISFIHNSYVAAGEFAICGSRGWTNPLDENFTEEDQKIYQREQGRIMASLAAAKQDGFSRMILMTHYPLFYAGYSCPWLEELTRLYPISHYVFGHLHGSGISLGLNGCYAGVDCRLVSCDALDFKVATLI
- the ilvN gene encoding acetolactate synthase small subunit, which gives rise to MKYTLAVLTENRPGVLTHIAGLISRRAYNIESIAAGPSEEADITRITISVEVDDEIELEQVVNQLSKLIDVIKIVNLTCVDSIHRELALIKVKASKATRSDIVDIVEIFRAKIVDVNRETMTIELTGEESKIDALCEVLVDFGIIEIVRTGKIALSRGPVAAKGI
- the ilvB gene encoding biosynthetic-type acetolactate synthase large subunit — its product is MKLLGAEALIECLKQEGVEVVFGYPGGAVLTLYDALYKYDYPHILTRHEQGAVHAADGYARATGKVGVCIATSGPGATNLVTGIATAYMDSVPIVAITGQVGVSLIGKDSFQEADIRGITTPVSKHNYLVKKVEDLPRVIKEAFYIARTGRPGPVVVDISKDVFNASFDFLYPQEVFLRGYCPEPTGEVQEVEAAAAALLNAKRPVLFIGGGVNLSDTGNSLHRLQELTGVPVTASLMGLGCVSLSASPYLGMLGMHGTYAANMAVSECDLLIGIGVRFDDRVTGSVNDFAAGAKIIHFDIDPAEINKNIRADSRVVGDLRWSLPLLCEKLAELDLTDWKQQVAASWCSRLEEWKRKQPLRYHPIPGTIMPQEVIRTVSRLTEGNAVIVTDVGQHQMWTAQFYDFCNQRSLLTSGGLGTMGYGLPAAIGAQVGLPDVPVILFTGDGGIMMNCQEMATAANNGLPLKIVVMNNQVLGMVSQWQRMFYGGRYSHTSLRGKTDFVKLAEAMGVTGLRVAEPELLEATLAEALRLPGPVLVEVELPETEDVLPMVPAGGRLNQMILGDGSGNK
- a CDS encoding beta-class carbonic anhydrase, whose product is MNKLEEILQANRNFVSHLPEAYVNYTEAGKIPKRHLAIFTCMDTRLVEFLEPAMGIKRGEVKVIKNAGNSVTGPFEATIRSLVVGIFELGVNEIIVIGHKDCGMSNTSSRTLIKKMLDRGISYEAIQMIEKELEDWVDHFHHPVDNVKMVVQKIRTNPLIPKDVPVHGLLFNPHTGELEVVVEGYLK
- a CDS encoding DUF4931 domain-containing protein; the encoded protein is MDISKTHLVFDTAIGGCKPVTVINKQVECPFCHREQLEGVIAAEGELLLLKNKYPVLQDAFQTVLIETCDCDSELSLYSREHLHRLLQFGVQKWLEMSEDKQFKSVLFYKNHGPYSGGTIRHPHMQIVGLKNIDYRENMKPESFAGKLVRQDQGVTLTVSDRPLIGFIEFNIRLQNIKYLTVMADYIQIVVKYLLHDFNKHINSYNLFFYQLSDEIYVKIVPRFVTSPLFVGYCIPQVSSRIDDVILDIRQKYFNGK